In Molothrus aeneus isolate 106 chromosome 3, BPBGC_Maene_1.0, whole genome shotgun sequence, a single genomic region encodes these proteins:
- the MTRF1L gene encoding peptide chain release factor 1-like, mitochondrial isoform X1, with the protein MRLLSRALRAAQSYRAAALPPQSLRAAPVGWRLPARRGLSARPGLEELFAAPSLRRLLEARARGEGGAAPQLAAHVRRLRDKERELRDTRELARDENEDFRKLAETEIASCEEEIAELKQQIVLLLIPSEETDESDLVMEVTAGVGGQEAMLFTSEIFDMYQRYAAYKKWKFEVLEYFPSELGGLRHAVASIAGVEAYKYMKFEGGVHRVQRVPKTEKQGRIHTSTMTVAILPQPTEMRLQISPKDLRIETKRASGAGGQHVNTTDSAVRIVHIPTGIVAECQQERSQIRNKEKAMQMLCAKLYNAKLEEETKKRNYARKIQIGTKGRSEKIRTYNFPQDRITDHRISRSVHHVESFMLGEEMLDEMLQTLREYADYESLMEIISENDKNNSS; encoded by the exons ATGCGGCTGCTCTCGCGGGCTCTCCGCGCGGCGCAAAGCTACCGAGCGGCCGCACTGCCCCCTCAGAGCCTCCGGGCGGCGCCGGTGGGATGGCGGCTCCCGGCGCGGCGCGGGCTGAGCGCACGGCCCGGCCTGGAGGAGCTGTTCGCCGCGCCCTCCCTGCGCCGCCTGCTGGAGGCGCGCGCGCGGGGCGAGGGCGGGGCGGCGCCGCAGCTGGCGGCGCACGTGCGGCGGCTGCGCGACAAGGAGCGGGAGCTGCGCGACACGCGGGAGTTGGCGCGAG ATGAGAATGAAGATTTCCGGAAGCTTGCAGAAACAGAAATTGCTTCCTGTGAAGAAGAGATAGCTGAACTGAAACAACAG ATAGTGTTGCTTTtgattccttcagaagaaaCAGATGAGAGTGATCTTGTCATGGAAGTAACTGCTGGAGTTGGAGGGCAGGAAGCCATGCTGTTCACCTCGGAGATATTTGATATGTATCAACGATATGCTGCTTATAAAAAGTGGAAATTTGAAGTTTTAGAGTACTTTCCCAGTGAACTAG GTGGCCTAAGACATGCAGTAGCCAGTATTGCAGGTGTTGAGGCTTACAAATACATGAAGTTTGAAGGAGGAGTGCATCGTGTTCAGCGGGTaccaaagacagaaaaacaaggaCGCATTCACACCAGCACAATGACTGTTGCAATATTACCCCAACCCACTGAg ATGAGGCTGCAAATTAGTCCAAAAGATCTACGGATAGAAACAAAGCGAGCTAGTGGAGCTGGAGGCCAGCATGTCAATACCACCGATAGTGCCGTGCGGATAGTTCACATTCCAACAG GGATTGTGGCTGAATGTCAGCAAGAAAGATCCCAAATTAGAAACAAAGAGAAGGCTATGCAAATGCTGTGTGCTAAACTATACAACGCCAAACTAGAAGAAGAAACCAAAAAGAGAAACTATGCTCGAAAGATTCAA ATTGGGACTAAAGGAAGATCAGAGAAGATCAGAACATACAACTTTCCACAGGACCGGATTACAGACCACAGAATAAGCAGATCGGTGCATCATGTTGAGTCTTTCATGCTAGGGGAAGAAATGCTAGATGAAATGCTACAAACTCTGAGAGAATATGCTGATTATGAATCTCtaatggaaattatttcagaaaatgataaaaataattcctcCTGA
- the MTRF1L gene encoding peptide chain release factor 1-like, mitochondrial isoform X2 → MEVTAGVGGQEAMLFTSEIFDMYQRYAAYKKWKFEVLEYFPSELGGLRHAVASIAGVEAYKYMKFEGGVHRVQRVPKTEKQGRIHTSTMTVAILPQPTEMRLQISPKDLRIETKRASGAGGQHVNTTDSAVRIVHIPTGIVAECQQERSQIRNKEKAMQMLCAKLYNAKLEEETKKRNYARKIQIGTKGRSEKIRTYNFPQDRITDHRISRSVHHVESFMLGEEMLDEMLQTLREYADYESLMEIISENDKNNSS, encoded by the exons ATGGAAGTAACTGCTGGAGTTGGAGGGCAGGAAGCCATGCTGTTCACCTCGGAGATATTTGATATGTATCAACGATATGCTGCTTATAAAAAGTGGAAATTTGAAGTTTTAGAGTACTTTCCCAGTGAACTAG GTGGCCTAAGACATGCAGTAGCCAGTATTGCAGGTGTTGAGGCTTACAAATACATGAAGTTTGAAGGAGGAGTGCATCGTGTTCAGCGGGTaccaaagacagaaaaacaaggaCGCATTCACACCAGCACAATGACTGTTGCAATATTACCCCAACCCACTGAg ATGAGGCTGCAAATTAGTCCAAAAGATCTACGGATAGAAACAAAGCGAGCTAGTGGAGCTGGAGGCCAGCATGTCAATACCACCGATAGTGCCGTGCGGATAGTTCACATTCCAACAG GGATTGTGGCTGAATGTCAGCAAGAAAGATCCCAAATTAGAAACAAAGAGAAGGCTATGCAAATGCTGTGTGCTAAACTATACAACGCCAAACTAGAAGAAGAAACCAAAAAGAGAAACTATGCTCGAAAGATTCAA ATTGGGACTAAAGGAAGATCAGAGAAGATCAGAACATACAACTTTCCACAGGACCGGATTACAGACCACAGAATAAGCAGATCGGTGCATCATGTTGAGTCTTTCATGCTAGGGGAAGAAATGCTAGATGAAATGCTACAAACTCTGAGAGAATATGCTGATTATGAATCTCtaatggaaattatttcagaaaatgataaaaataattcctcCTGA